The Gloeobacter morelensis MG652769 genome contains the following window.
CTGGCGGCGCAGGGAGGGCTGGTGCTCGCGCGGCGCTGGCGCTGCCGCGGGGGCGAGATCGACTTGGTCATCCGGCTGGCTGGAGTGCTCTGCTTCGTCGAGGTCAAAGCCCGCGGACGCAACAGTTGGGACAGCGCCGGATGGGAGGCGGTGGGGGTGGTCAAGCAGCGGCGGCTGCTTCTGGCCGCGGCGCTCTTTCTGGCTGCGCACCCCGAACTGGCGCGCTCTGTGTGCCGCTTCGACGTGGCGCTGGTGGGGCGCACCCCGGACGGTGGTGTGCGGTTGGTGGCCTATATCGCCGGTGCTTTTGAAGGCAGCGGGCGCTAGGATCGAGCCTTAGCGCTTGGGAGAGCCTGATGATCAAGGTGCTGGTGCCTTTGGCGGAGGGCTTCGAAGAAATCGAAGCGGTGACGATTATCGACGTGCTCAGGCGCGCGGACATCGAGGTGACGGTAGCCGCCCTGGCGGACCTCGCGGTGCAGGGTTCCCACGGGATTACCCTGGTAGCTGATATGCGACTGGATGCGATCAATCCCCTTACCTTTGATGCAGTGGTGCTGCCGGGCGGGCCGGGGGTGGCCAGGCTGCGCGCCGACGAGCGCGTCCGCGCATTGCTTTTGGAGATGCGCGCCGCCGAGCGGTGGACCGCGGCCATCTGTGCCGCCCCGACGGTGCTCTCGGACGCAGGTCTGCTCGCCGGGGCGCGTGCGACCAGTTACCCCGCAGTACGCTCCGAACTGGCCGTCGGCGAGTACCTGGAGACCAGCGTGGTCGTAGACGGGCGGATCGTCACCAGCCGGGGTGTCGGAACCGCGCTCGATTTTGCGCTGAAGCTGGTGGCGCTCTGGGAGGGCGAATCCAAAGCCCAGGCTCTGGCGCGGGCCATGGTCGTCGGCAGCGGCTAAATTCCCGAACGGTCGAGGGTCGCATACATTAGGTAAGAACCATCGGGATCGCTCCGCGTGCTTTACCGTCGCTTCGGCAAAACCGATCTGCGCCTGTCGGTGTTCACCTTTGGGGCGATGCGCTACCTTGCCTCCAAAGAAAACGCCGTGCACACCGTCAAAGAAGCGGTGCGGCTGGGGATCAACCACCTGGAGACAGCCCGGGGCTACGGCGAGAGCGAAAAATTTTTGGGGGCGGCCTTTCGAGCCGGTGTGCCGCGCGACAAAGTCTACGTCACCACCAAGATCCCGCCCACCCCGGACGGCGAGACGATGCGCCGGCAAATCGAAGAATCCCTCAGCCGCCTGGGGATCGACCGCATCGACATCTTTGACCTGCACGGGATCAACACCCGCGAGCATCTGGAGCTGTCGGTGCGCAAAAACGGCTGCCTGGATGCCATCCGCCGGGCCATGGCCGAGGGGCTCATCGGCCACCTGGGCTTTTCCACCCACGGCCCGCTTCCGCTAATTCTCGACACGATCGCCACGGGCGAATTCGAATCGGTCAATTTGCACTATTACTACTTCAACCAGCGCAACGCCCCGGCCGTCGAGCTGGCCCACCGCCTCGACATGGGCGTGTTTATCATCTCGCCCACCGACAAAGGTGGGCAGCTGTTCAAACCGCCGGCCCGCTTGGTGGAGCTGTGTGCCCCCTACACGCCCATCGCCGTCAACCACCGCTTTTTGCTCTGCGATCCGCGGGTACATACGTTGAGTTTGGGAGCGGCAAATGCAGCCGAATTCGCGCCGCACCTGGCGGTGGCCGACCTGGGTGGCCCCCTCAGCGCTGAGGAAGCGGCGATTATTGCCCGCCTCGACCGGCAGTTCCGCGAGATCCCCTCGGCCTGCGAGCAGTGTTACCAGTGCCTTCCCTGTCCTGAAGCCATCCATATCCCCGAGGTGCTGCGGCTGCGCAATCTGGCGGTGGGCTTCGAGATGGACGACTTTGCCCGCTACCGCTATAACATGTTCGGCAACGCCGGCCACTGGTTTCCCGGCACCAAGGCCAACAGCTGCACCGAGTGCGGCGATTGTCTGCCGCGCTGCCCGGTCGGCCTCGATATCCCCGCCCTGCTGGGGCAAACCCACCAGATGCTGCACCAGGGCGAACGCAAACGTCTGTGGGGTTGAGCACCATGAACCAGACCCATCCGCAGTACCACAAAGACCGGCAGGCCGTAAATCAGCTGTCGCAGGACGCGCCTGGCGATTACCATCTGGCCGAACTGGCGCGGCTGTTGATTCGCTATCGGGGCTTTCCGGGGGCTGAGGACATTCAGCGCGACCTGCAGGGGCTGCTGAAGAGCTGGCAGCTTACCGAGGAAACGCTCTTTGAGCGCACCCGGCTAATCCACACCAGCCGCCCTGTCTACCGCAACTCCGACGCTTCCCAGGAAGACTGGTTCTGACGATGCACCTGGTGCGCTGGCCGTTCGGATTTTGCCTGGCGCTGACGCCCGTTGTCTTTGTGCCTCCAGACTTTGAGCGCTGGCACCCCATCTACCGCGAGGCGATCCTCGCCCACGAGCGCGTCCACCACCGCCAGCAGCGCGCCCTCGGGTTGGTGCGCTTCTGCTGGCTCTATACCTTCGATGTGCGCTTTCGCTGGCGCATCGAGCGGATGGGCTACGAGCGCGAGATGTACGAACTGGCGCGCCACGGCCTCAAAGTGCACCCCGAGCGCTATGCGCGCACCGTCTCCTCATCTTTGTACTGGGGGATGATCGACTACGCGGAGGCGCGGCTGTGGGCTGAGACCTTCGCCCACTCGCTGCGCTGGCGCTAGAGCTAGGGCCTGAGCACCGTGGTCCACAATCGGCGCTTGGCGTCCCAGAACGGGGCGTTGGTGCGGCCGATGATGCTCGGTCCCCAGTAGCGACGCGAACCGTCCACCGTAAAGACGGTGATCACGTCCCCTTCGCCCAGCACAATCGGCCGGTCGGCCAGGGCCAGACGGATCCCCTCGGTGCCCCCTTCGCCAGGGGCAAAATCCCAAAAAGCGCCTTCGAGCGAACCGTCCGCCTTGGTCACGACCACCCGCACCGGGTAGGGGGTTTTGTTGCCGACGCGCACTTCACCGTTGCGGATCGCTTTGGGTTGGGCGAAGGCCATTCCACAGCCGAGCAGCACTGGAAGGGTGACAAGTGCCGCCACCTGCACCGGGTTGAGCCGCGACATAGCGCGCTAGGATCCTTTGACGCCTGGTAGAGTCGATTTTCGCCTATTTTTTGGGCAATTCAAGCGCCCCCGGGGGGAGTTTCGCGGCGGCGCACGACGGTCTGGATGCGCAGGATGCGTTCGGCGATTTCGGCTGCCGCTTCAAGGGCGCAGGTCTTGACCGCCAGCGGGTCGATCACCCCGGCTTGCCACAGATCGACCACCTCGCCGCTCTCGCAGTCGATGCCCAGGTGCGGGTTGGCGGTGCGCTGGTGCATCGCCTCCAACTGGGCGACTTTTTCGAGGGCCGAAAAGCCGCTGTTGATCACGATCTGCTCCAGGGGCCTGCGCAGGGCGGCGGCCACCGCCTCGATACCGTAGCGCACCACCCCCTCGGTGCGCGCAGCCAGGGCGCTCACCGCCCGGCGGCTCGCCAGTTCCGCCACCCCGCCGCCCGCCACCACCCCCGAGGTGAGGGCGGCCTGCAGCGCGCTGCAGGCGTCGACGGCGACGCGCTCCAGTTCGGCGGCCACCTCGGCGCTCACCGCGCCGACGATCATCGCCGCCAGGGGTTCCCCCCCCCCGGCGCTGAGGATGAGCTTCTGGGAAGGGCGTTCGTAGCGCACCGTCGCCTTGCCCAATACCGGGGCCAGGGCACTCGCCCCCCGGGCTATCTGGCCCTGGCGCACCGGCACCGCGCCGCTGAAGCCGGCCGCCCGTTCGCTGTCGCGGCGCAGCACCCGCTGCAGAGCTACGATCCCCGCCTCGGCCAAGAGCGGTTCGGCCGTCGGGGAAATGCTCTTTTCGCATACCAGCAGCACTACTCTTGCCTCGACAAGAACCTGCACCCGGCGGCGCAACTGCTCCTGGGCTTCGAGGTAGCGGGCAAATCCCCCCTCGGTGGCGAGCACCTGGGCATCGAAGCTCTCGGATTCGAAGGGGTCAGAAAGTACCAGCACTCCCCCGGTCCGAGAAAAATCCTCCGGCGGCAACTGCAGCGGCTGCTTGGCAAGGACGACACCTTCAATCCAGCGGTGGGGCTCGCCCACGCGGGAGCTGACCAGTTCGCCGAGGCGCACGCGCCCGGCGCGCAGGCGCTCGAAGCCGATGTGGTTCGCCGCCTCCCAGACGATCCGGGCAATGGCCTCGTCGCCGCGCGCGGCGATGCGGGTGACAGCCGGCACCCGCGGATCGGCCAGGTCCGTGACCGGCACAGCGGCGCTGCGCAAAGCGTCGAGGGCCGCTTGCACCCCGGCGCGCAGACCGGCGATCAGCGCATTGATGGCGATGCCCTGCTCGACGCGCTCCAGGCAAGCATCGAGCAGCGCCACGGCCAGGACCGTGGCGGTGGTGGTGCCGTCGCCGACGCTGCGGTCCTGGGCCTCGGCCACCTGGATGACCAGGCGGGCGGCCGGATGCTGGGCGTCAAGCTGCCCGAGGATTTCGACGCCGTCGTTGGTGAGGGTCATGCGGCCCGCATCGTCCACCAGCAGCACATCGAGGCCCTTCGGCCCCAGGGTGCCCGCCACGGTCTCGACGATCGCCCGAACAGCGGCAATATTGGTGCGCAGCACCTTCAGGTGTCCCTCGGCGGTCACACCAGCAACTCCTCGAAGCCTTCGTTCTCAGGCTCCACCAGCGCCCGCATGTGCTCCCAGATGTGAAAGGTCACCCACGGGTCGAGGGCGGCGTAGTCGAGCTGTTCGGCCGTGAGCGGCCTGAGGGCCCAGTTGCTCGCCTGGTAGCGCTTGTCCAGTTCGATGCCCAAAAAGTGTGCGCTCAGGGCTTTGAGGGAATTGCGCTCAAGGGCACCGCGCCTGGAGGCGGGGATCGACCGCGCCATCTGCAGCGTGCAGACCACCGAGCGCGCCTGGGCGGCTCCTCCCAGGTAGGCCAGGTCGTAGGGAGCGTTGTGGATGAGCTTGACGATTTCCCAATTGCGCATGGTCTTCTCGACAAAGGCCGTGAGGTCCACCGCGAAACAATCGATCACCCAGACCGCCTCGCTCGTCCCGTCCCAGACCTGTAGCAGCGATACGCGGTTTTTACCGGTACTCACCTGATGCCAGTGGGCCGTTTCGGTGTCGACGGCGAGGACTTTGCGGGTCTGCCAGCGATCGACCAGT
Protein-coding sequences here:
- a CDS encoding ribonuclease D, yielding MGRHQVPYVLVTETAQLSELVDRWQTRKVLAVDTETAHWHQVSTGKNRVSLLQVWDGTSEAVWVIDCFAVDLTAFVEKTMRNWEIVKLIHNAPYDLAYLGGAAQARSVVCTLQMARSIPASRRGALERNSLKALSAHFLGIELDKRYQASNWALRPLTAEQLDYAALDPWVTFHIWEHMRALVEPENEGFEELLV
- a CDS encoding TCP-1/cpn60 chaperonin family protein; the encoded protein is MTAEGHLKVLRTNIAAVRAIVETVAGTLGPKGLDVLLVDDAGRMTLTNDGVEILGQLDAQHPAARLVIQVAEAQDRSVGDGTTTATVLAVALLDACLERVEQGIAINALIAGLRAGVQAALDALRSAAVPVTDLADPRVPAVTRIAARGDEAIARIVWEAANHIGFERLRAGRVRLGELVSSRVGEPHRWIEGVVLAKQPLQLPPEDFSRTGGVLVLSDPFESESFDAQVLATEGGFARYLEAQEQLRRRVQVLVEARVVLLVCEKSISPTAEPLLAEAGIVALQRVLRRDSERAAGFSGAVPVRQGQIARGASALAPVLGKATVRYERPSQKLILSAGGGEPLAAMIVGAVSAEVAAELERVAVDACSALQAALTSGVVAGGGVAELASRRAVSALAARTEGVVRYGIEAVAAALRRPLEQIVINSGFSALEKVAQLEAMHQRTANPHLGIDCESGEVVDLWQAGVIDPLAVKTCALEAAAEIAERILRIQTVVRRRETPPGGA
- a CDS encoding DUF3288 family protein, yielding MNQTHPQYHKDRQAVNQLSQDAPGDYHLAELARLLIRYRGFPGAEDIQRDLQGLLKSWQLTEETLFERTRLIHTSRPVYRNSDASQEDWF
- a CDS encoding DJ-1 family glyoxalase III, producing MIKVLVPLAEGFEEIEAVTIIDVLRRADIEVTVAALADLAVQGSHGITLVADMRLDAINPLTFDAVVLPGGPGVARLRADERVRALLLEMRAAERWTAAICAAPTVLSDAGLLAGARATSYPAVRSELAVGEYLETSVVVDGRIVTSRGVGTALDFALKLVALWEGESKAQALARAMVVGSG
- a CDS encoding YraN family protein codes for the protein MDRRHRFALQAETWVADYLAAQGGLVLARRWRCRGGEIDLVIRLAGVLCFVEVKARGRNSWDSAGWEAVGVVKQRRLLLAAALFLAAHPELARSVCRFDVALVGRTPDGGVRLVAYIAGAFEGSGR
- a CDS encoding aldo/keto reductase, which encodes MLYRRFGKTDLRLSVFTFGAMRYLASKENAVHTVKEAVRLGINHLETARGYGESEKFLGAAFRAGVPRDKVYVTTKIPPTPDGETMRRQIEESLSRLGIDRIDIFDLHGINTREHLELSVRKNGCLDAIRRAMAEGLIGHLGFSTHGPLPLILDTIATGEFESVNLHYYYFNQRNAPAVELAHRLDMGVFIISPTDKGGQLFKPPARLVELCAPYTPIAVNHRFLLCDPRVHTLSLGAANAAEFAPHLAVADLGGPLSAEEAAIIARLDRQFREIPSACEQCYQCLPCPEAIHIPEVLRLRNLAVGFEMDDFARYRYNMFGNAGHWFPGTKANSCTECGDCLPRCPVGLDIPALLGQTHQMLHQGERKRLWG